A DNA window from Syntrophorhabdaceae bacterium contains the following coding sequences:
- the larE gene encoding ATP-dependent sacrificial sulfur transferase LarE, with product MKTIEEKYEGLKRIIKGLDRVLVTFSGGVDSTFLLKCCIDVLGRESVLAFIGASPSYPAREMEEAKEYAALIGADYICIQTSEMADPDYLRNPRERCYYCKRNLFEMAEKTAKAKGLAHILEGSNLDDMDDFRPGRRAVAEKGAVSPLLMAELTKAEVRELSKVLGLPTHDKPSLACLASRVPYGTAIDAVLLKKIEDSEEFLKSLGIRQARVRVHGDMARIEVADPDFDIAIINRKKIVDRLKELGFTYVALDLRGYRTGSMNEV from the coding sequence ATGAAGACGATCGAGGAGAAATACGAAGGGCTGAAGAGGATTATAAAGGGGCTCGACCGGGTCCTGGTGACCTTTTCCGGGGGAGTGGACAGCACCTTTCTTCTCAAGTGCTGTATTGACGTACTGGGGAGAGAGAGCGTGCTGGCCTTCATAGGCGCTTCGCCTTCCTACCCGGCCCGGGAGATGGAGGAGGCGAAGGAATATGCCGCTCTCATAGGCGCCGATTACATCTGCATACAGACCTCCGAGATGGCAGACCCCGATTACCTTCGCAATCCCAGGGAGAGGTGCTATTATTGCAAGCGCAATCTCTTCGAAATGGCAGAAAAGACGGCAAAGGCGAAGGGTCTTGCCCATATTTTGGAAGGCTCGAATCTTGACGATATGGATGATTTCAGGCCCGGAAGGCGGGCGGTTGCAGAAAAGGGCGCGGTAAGCCCCCTGCTCATGGCAGAGCTCACCAAGGCGGAGGTGAGGGAGCTTTCAAAAGTCCTCGGACTGCCCACCCATGATAAGCCGTCACTCGCCTGTCTCGCCTCTAGAGTGCCTTACGGGACGGCAATCGACGCGGTCCTGCTCAAGAAGATCGAGGATTCCGAAGAATTCCTGAAATCCCTTGGCATAAGGCAGGCGCGGGTGCGTGTCCATGGCGACATGGCGAGAATAGAGGTCGCCGACCCTGATTTCGACATAGCGATTATCAATAGAAAAAAGATCGTTGACCGGCTGAAGGAGCTGGGGTTTACCTATGTCGCCCTCGACCTCAGAGGGTATAGAACGGGTAGCATGAACGAAGTCTGA
- a CDS encoding sulfite exporter TauE/SafE family protein produces MNWLVGLISGFLGGLLGGLLGVGGGIIMIPLMTWLAKVTQHQAHGTSLVAIAFTASVAAATYLFQGNADWMRAALVAVSAIFTARLGALFAHSLPERRLRRAFGCLIAFASLMLIFKSYVPGPGGPLSPWASAVIFLLIGCATGFLSGMMGVGGGVVMVPLMVMLAGMGQHLAQGTSLLAMVPISISGAFTHYRLGNVRKDIAWGLAAGALAGGFLGAVSAGALPDAYLRVIFAAVGIWMALRYLRS; encoded by the coding sequence ATGAATTGGCTTGTAGGGTTGATAAGCGGGTTTCTCGGGGGACTTCTGGGCGGCCTTTTGGGCGTGGGAGGAGGCATCATCATGATACCTCTCATGACGTGGCTCGCGAAGGTGACGCAGCACCAGGCGCACGGGACGAGCCTGGTCGCCATTGCCTTCACCGCATCCGTGGCGGCGGCCACCTATCTGTTTCAGGGGAACGCGGACTGGATGAGAGCGGCCCTCGTCGCCGTGAGCGCGATCTTTACCGCCCGCCTGGGCGCGCTCTTCGCCCATTCCCTACCGGAGAGAAGACTGAGGAGGGCCTTCGGGTGCCTCATAGCCTTCGCGTCCCTCATGCTCATTTTTAAAAGCTACGTGCCCGGACCAGGGGGACCCCTCTCCCCTTGGGCAAGCGCCGTCATCTTTCTTCTTATCGGCTGCGCCACGGGCTTCCTCTCGGGTATGATGGGCGTGGGAGGCGGGGTAGTCATGGTGCCCCTCATGGTCATGCTCGCAGGCATGGGCCAGCACCTGGCCCAGGGCACGTCGCTCCTCGCCATGGTACCGATAAGTATAAGCGGGGCATTCACCCATTACAGGCTCGGCAATGTGAGGAAGGATATTGCATGGGGACTCGCCGCGGGGGCATTGGCGGGCGGTTTTTTGGGCGCCGTGTCGGCGGGGGCCCTGCCCGATGCGTATCTGCGTGTGATCTTCGCGGCGGTAGGGATCTGGATGGCGCTCCGGTACCTCAGGTCCTGA
- a CDS encoding MBL fold metallo-hydrolase, whose amino-acid sequence MEGFIKFFGTGGARFVASSQIRATGGLWLNFRETNLFIDPGPGAVVRIHASKDHFETRRLDGIILTHKHLDHSNDVNILIEAMTEGGFKKRGTLFCPEDAVSTDPVVLKYARGFIEKVELLKAEKSYTVKDVAFTSPVRHIHGVETYGLVFHLNRTVGIISDTRFFNELPDFYHTDYLIVNVLRTAPNDPNRPLDHLSLDDFAAIITRVKPQKAIMTHFGMTMIQAKPHLLAEQLTKETGIEVIAAHDGMKLDF is encoded by the coding sequence ATGGAAGGCTTCATCAAGTTCTTCGGCACCGGGGGCGCCCGGTTCGTGGCATCGAGCCAGATAAGGGCAACAGGCGGGCTTTGGCTCAATTTCAGGGAGACGAACCTGTTCATCGACCCCGGACCCGGAGCGGTGGTGAGGATCCACGCGTCAAAAGACCACTTCGAGACGCGCCGCCTGGACGGCATCATCCTCACCCACAAACATCTCGATCACTCCAATGACGTGAACATCCTTATAGAGGCGATGACCGAAGGAGGGTTCAAGAAAAGGGGGACCCTCTTCTGTCCCGAGGACGCGGTCTCGACAGACCCGGTGGTGCTCAAATATGCGAGGGGCTTTATCGAAAAAGTGGAGCTCCTGAAGGCGGAGAAAAGCTACACCGTCAAAGACGTCGCCTTTACCTCGCCCGTCCGGCATATCCATGGAGTGGAGACATACGGCCTCGTCTTCCACCTGAACCGGACCGTCGGCATCATCTCGGACACGAGATTTTTCAATGAATTACCCGATTTCTATCACACCGATTACCTCATCGTGAATGTATTGAGGACCGCGCCCAATGACCCGAACCGCCCCCTCGACCACCTCTCCCTCGATGATTTCGCCGCCATCATCACCCGCGTGAAGCCCCAAAAGGCGATCATGACCCATTTCGGCATGACCATGATCCAAGCCAAGCCCCACCTCCTGGCGGAGCAGCTCACAAAGGAGACGGGGATAGAAGTGATCGCGGCCCACGACGGGATGAAGCTCGATTTTTGA
- a CDS encoding MFS transporter has translation MIHYAWIIACTGTLVVLGAHGFGRMSYSLILPAMRDGLGLTYTQVGLIGTGNFIGYLFLALLGGFLASRFGVRRLVFVSLLLMGVSLFATGLSNSFFSAFMMRLITGLGNGGAYVPIMALPAAWFAARKRGLATGIMPVGSGLGLTITGLILPPLMAAYGPMGWKYAWFVLGCAVFCLAFVSYALLRDDPSEKGLTMYGGEEPRKTTAKLTILSAWKELWREREVWKLGIVYFMYGFSYIIYLTFFVVYLTREIGVSLGLAGAILALLGFIAISSGIVWGVISDAVGRRYGSMLAYITLAVAYLIPPFWQSVPGLYLSAILFGLSMSSLPVIMAAAVGDAVGGRLAPAGLGFITVFFGIGQALGPACAGMIKDATGSFANAFILAGAISLAGAAISLCMRKRVSIKDSL, from the coding sequence ATGATCCATTATGCATGGATCATCGCATGTACGGGGACCCTCGTGGTCCTGGGGGCCCACGGCTTCGGGAGGATGTCCTATTCCCTTATCCTTCCGGCCATGCGGGACGGCCTTGGACTTACCTATACCCAGGTGGGGCTTATCGGCACGGGCAATTTCATAGGCTATCTTTTCCTTGCTCTCCTCGGAGGCTTTCTTGCCTCCCGGTTCGGGGTGAGACGGCTGGTCTTTGTCTCCCTTCTCCTTATGGGGGTGAGCCTTTTCGCCACGGGCCTGAGCAACTCCTTTTTCTCCGCCTTCATGATGAGGCTGATCACGGGCCTGGGCAACGGCGGCGCCTATGTCCCCATCATGGCCCTGCCCGCTGCCTGGTTCGCCGCACGAAAGAGAGGGCTTGCCACGGGGATCATGCCCGTGGGATCGGGGCTCGGCCTCACCATCACCGGTCTCATCCTGCCTCCTCTCATGGCGGCGTATGGGCCGATGGGATGGAAATATGCATGGTTCGTCCTGGGGTGCGCCGTATTCTGCCTTGCCTTCGTCTCCTATGCTCTTCTGAGAGACGACCCCTCGGAAAAAGGGCTTACCATGTACGGGGGAGAAGAGCCCCGGAAGACGACGGCAAAGCTGACCATCCTGAGTGCCTGGAAAGAGTTGTGGAGGGAGAGGGAAGTCTGGAAGCTCGGCATAGTCTACTTCATGTACGGCTTCTCCTATATCATCTACCTCACCTTTTTCGTGGTCTACCTCACGAGAGAGATAGGCGTCTCTCTCGGTCTCGCCGGCGCCATCCTCGCGCTCCTCGGATTTATCGCCATCTCGTCAGGCATAGTGTGGGGGGTGATATCGGATGCGGTGGGCCGCAGGTACGGCTCCATGCTCGCCTATATCACCCTTGCAGTAGCCTACCTTATCCCGCCATTCTGGCAGAGCGTTCCGGGGCTCTACCTTTCCGCCATCCTCTTCGGCCTCTCCATGTCCTCTCTGCCGGTCATCATGGCGGCCGCAGTCGGAGACGCCGTGGGAGGCAGGCTCGCCCCGGCAGGATTAGGGTTCATCACCGTCTTCTTCGGCATAGGCCAGGCATTAGGCCCTGCCTGCGCAGGCATGATAAAAGACGCAACAGGAAGCTTCGCCAACGCCTTCATACTGGCAGGGGCGATCTCATTGGCAGGAGCGGCGATATCGTTGTGTATGAGAAAGAGAGTCTCTATAAAAGACAGTCTCTAG
- a CDS encoding methylated-DNA--[protein]-cysteine S-methyltransferase, translated as MALIEFSIRESSLGNLILVAREGKVIELDIRGQGSLEIRKALVARFPDGIESDRPFRSLHVMLDRYLRGQKVDFTVDVDLSQEGEFTQRVLKALMKVPHGELTSYGRLAAALGYRNAAQAVGQALGRNPIPIIIPCHRVIRSDGTIGGFSMGLKYKERLLALEGIRLRSCYPFYTL; from the coding sequence ATGGCGTTAATTGAATTTTCCATTCGTGAATCTTCGCTCGGGAACCTGATCCTTGTGGCAAGAGAGGGGAAGGTGATCGAGCTCGACATCCGCGGCCAGGGCAGCCTCGAGATCAGGAAAGCGCTCGTCGCGCGCTTTCCTGACGGGATCGAATCGGACCGGCCTTTCAGGTCCCTCCACGTGATGCTCGACCGGTACCTCCGGGGGCAAAAAGTTGATTTCACTGTTGACGTGGACCTTTCACAAGAGGGGGAATTTACGCAGCGCGTGCTGAAGGCGCTCATGAAGGTGCCCCATGGGGAGCTCACCAGTTACGGCAGGCTCGCCGCAGCACTGGGATACAGGAACGCGGCGCAGGCGGTGGGGCAGGCCCTGGGCAGAAACCCGATTCCCATCATCATCCCCTGTCACCGGGTAATCCGGTCAGATGGGACGATCGGCGGCTTCTCCATGGGACTCAAGTATAAAGAGAGACTCCTGGCCCTGGAAGGGATCAGACTTCGTTCATGCTACCCGTTCTATACCCTCTGA
- a CDS encoding cold-shock protein yields the protein MAKGTVKWFNDAKGFGFITKEDGSDVFVHYSAISDSGFKSLAEGETVNFDVVSGPKGPAAANVVRG from the coding sequence ATGGCAAAAGGTACAGTGAAGTGGTTCAACGATGCAAAGGGTTTTGGTTTTATTACGAAAGAAGATGGTTCGGACGTATTCGTCCATTATTCAGCCATTAGCGACAGTGGCTTTAAATCACTCGCAGAGGGTGAGACCGTAAACTTTGACGTAGTGAGCGGCCCCAAGGGCCCGGCTGCGGCAAACGTAGTAAGAGGCTAG